The nucleotide sequence AAGTGAGCTTTATAAATTTTTCTGCAGTTGTTAAATATATTTTCGATAATTGTCGGCAATATGCAGAGTATTATCATGGCAATTCTAATAAACCTGTCTGAGCTAATACCCAGCTGATAGCTATGGAGCAAAAAATCATTGAGATGTTCATGAAGCATCTCAAATTTCAAGGGGATTTGCCATTGGGAGATGATGCTGGAGCGATAAAAATTGGCGAGGAGTGGCTGGTTGCTACAAACGACATGCTTGTAAGAGCAACTGATGTGCCGGAGATAATGACCCCGGAACAAATTGGATTTAAAGCCGTAACAATGAATGTAAGCGATTTAGCTGCTATGGGAGCTAAGCCATTGGGATTTCTCTTTTCACTTGGTGTTCCTCAGAATTTTGATATGGAATACTCAGAAGGAATTGCGAAAGGAATTGCACGGGCATCAACATTCTACAATATTCCTATTCTAAGTGCTGACACGAATGAAGCCTGTGATTTGATAATTGATGGGATTGCTTTGGGGAAAACGGAAAGGCTCTTATTAAGGAGTAATGCAAAGCCAGGTGATTTAGTTTGCGTTACTGGAGATATTGGAAGAGCTTTAGCTGGACTTAAAGTGTATTTTGAGAATCTTGAGATTGAGGTGAGAATCCAAAAAGTCCTTTACGAAAAGCTCCTCGAGCCAAAGGCCAGAATTAGGGAAGGACAGGTTTTGAGCAAATATGCTAATGCCGGAATAGACATAAGCGACGGCATGAGCAAGGAGCTACACCTAATTGCAGAGATGAGCGATGTTAGGATCGTGATTGAGTCTGAAAAATTACCAATTAGAAGAGAAGTCTTTGAAGTGGCTGAGATTTTAGGGTTAGATCCTATTGAAATTGCTTTAGCATCTGGAGAGGAGTTCGAGTTAATATTTACTATCCCAGAGGAGCATTTAAGCAAAATTGACTTTGATTTCACTGTGATTGGAAAGGTTGAAAAGGGAGAAGGAGTTTATCTGAAGCGTGAAGATAAGCTGGAAAAAATGCCGATTTTGGGATGGGAACATCTGACGAAATCCTAATAACTTTCCATATCAATTCTTTTTTGGATGCATATGAAGCGAATCTTACCCACTTACTGGCTTTTTGTTGTTTAAGAGGAGGATTCTCTGACCTCCTCTTTTTGACCAAAAGCTTAAACTACTATGAGTCTTATTTTTTCATGGTGAGACTATGAGGGAAGCCATGTATTGGGAATCTTTAGAGAATAACCGGGTGAGATGCCACTTATGTCCCCTGAACTGCATCATAGATGAAGGCAAGAGGGGCTCATGCAAAGTAAGGAAGAATATAGATGGGATACTTTACACACTCAATTATGGAAAAGTGTCCTCTATGGCTTTAGATCCTATTGAGAAAAAACCTCTTTTCCACTTTTACCCTGGTTCATGTGCATTCTCTATTGGAACTGTAGGCTGTAATATGCACTGCAAGCACTGCCAGAACTGGGAAATCAGTCAAGCTGATGAGAGATTTCCTTATCTCCAAGATGCTACACCAGAAGCAATAGTGAGTTTAGCAAAACACTACGAGTGTGAGAGCATAGCATATACATATAATGAGCCAACAATATGGTATGAATTTGTTCTTGACACGGCAAAGCTTGCCAAAAAGGCTGGGCTTAACAATATTCTCGTCACTAATGGTTACATAAACGAGGAGCCCTTTCGTGAATTGGCGCCGTATATAGATGCAATGAATATTGACATTAAAGCCTTTGACGACAAGTTTTACATGAAAATAGCCAGCGTACCAGGTGGAGAGCCGAGCAGGAGAATAGCTAAAATAGCAAAGAAAGAGTTTGGGATTCATGTTGAGCTAACTTATCTCATAATACCTACGCTTAATGATAAAGAGGATGAAATCCGAACATTTGCAAGATGGGTTGTAGAAGAGATTGGGGATGATACACCTGTCCACTTTTCGAGGTTCTTTCCGCAGTATAGGCTAACCAATCTACCACCAACGCCAGTAGAGACTGTGGAGATGGCATATAGGGTTGCAAAAGAAGAGGGATTGAAATTTGTTTATATAGGCAATATACCAGGGCATCCGGGAGAACATACATATTGTCCAAAATGTGGAAAACCTTTAATAGTGAGGTGGGGCTTTACAATTGAGGAGTATCACATTAAAGATGGAAAATGTAAGTACTGCGGTGAACAAATTCCAATAGTTGGAGATTATAGGAAGAGGCATTATAAGGGAATGTGGTGGTAAAATTGACAGAAATTGGTGTGATTTTTTATATTGAAGGTCTTGGAAATGACAGGAAAGCTTTAGAAAGAGCTATAGAGCAAGTTGTTAAAGAACTAAAGGAAGAGAATACTATAAAGGTTAAACGTGTTAAAGCTGAAGATATCATAGAGAGCAATTCAGAAGATGAACTGCTCAAGTACTCAGCTATGATTGAGGCTGAACTAGAGGGGTCTTTTAATGAAATTATAAAAGCCACCCTAAAATATTCCCCTGTTATAGTCGAGGTATTAAAACCCGGTAAATTGGAGATTAATGCAAAGGAATTAATGAGAACTTTAGGAGATGTGGCTTTATTTATGGGCAAGTTAATGGATCAATTTGGAGGATTAGCTGCATATCCTCCTCTTGACAAACTTCCCAAACCTAGAATCGGTTACAGTGATGAGGAAATTGAAGAATTCATTGTTGACGAGAGGAACGTAAGGTATCAATTTGTAATTGAGACATATGGGAAAGACAAAGAGACAATAGAAGAGACCATAATGAAAGCATTCTACCTTGAAGGATGTAAAATTAACAAGTTTGTCGTACAAGTGCAGGAAGAGAAAGAAGACAAGGTTTATGCATTAGTTGCAGCTGAGCTATTATCCTCTTTTGAAACTCTCATGCAGCTTACAGCAAAATATGCCCCGGTTGCAATTTCGATCCTTGAGCCAGAGATTATCGACGTTACTGCATCAGAACTTCAGAATGTGCTGACAGATTTAGCAGGATTTGTGAATGAACTTGTCCATAGACCTTTGAAGAAAAAGCTTGTTGAGCAAGATACTATTAAATTTAGCCTTTCTTAGTGGTTTTATTTTCACTCTAGTTTTTTAGGATTTTTAAACGGAAACCTTTTTAAGTTAAACTTGCTTCTTTTCTTGGTACTTACTTAGAATCTCCCCCAAGATTTCGACATTTGAGGAGGAAATATTATCGGCAAAAGGCGAAGAAATTGTAGGCATTTAGTAAAGCTCCTTTCAATTTTTACGGCAATTAGCGAGCTTATTAAATCGTTTGAAAGCGTCTGAAACCGAAAAGTATATATACCCCAAGTTTATAGTTAGGTATTGACAACACATTAGAAAACACTCTAGGGCTTTATGCCCAAAACCATGGAGGTGTTGAGAAATGAAAGTTAGAAAGATTGCGGCCCTTGCAGTTGGTGCCGCAATGGTTGGAGCAACGATGGGCTTTGCAAGTGCTCAAGCAAACCTTCCAGGAAAGGACTTCTTCGTTAAGGATGGTGCCCCAAACGTTAAAATCGTCGTTGGTAGCCAAGCTGCCGCAATGGACGTTGCAAGCGCAGCTGACATTGCTGTTGCATTAGGAAGCTTACTCTACACTGAAAAAGAAGTCGAGGCAAGCGGTGTTAGCGTTGTTGTTAAGAAGGACTTAACCCCAGATTACACATACTACATTCCAGTCTTTAGCAACTACTATGAAGACACTGGTGTTGACCCAAGTGCAACTGATTGGGAACAACTTACAGATAACTGGTGGAATGGAAGTGCCTACAACGGTTCATACACTGATTGGAAATCATGGACACCAAAGTTTGTTGACGAAGTAGAAAACATGGATGCAATAAATGGTGACTACCAGATTGACTGGGACTTCACAATTAATAACATTGAGCTTAGTGATGCAGAGCAGGATACAGTTACCTATGTACCAAAGAGTGCCAGCCTTGTAATTCCAGCAGGTGACTTTACAGTCTTACTCAACTACACAATTGCAAACTGGACATATAGTGAAACCATCCCAGATGACATTTGGGGTAATCTAAGTCCATCTACAACTACAGATGAAGTTCATGACGATGACAACCCAGGAGGATACACATTCTCCGGATACATTTACGATGGTGTTGGCGCTGGTGACACATTCACAGTGTTTGGCAATGAATATTACATCTTAGAAGTCTTAGCTGACGGTATTAAGTATGGTCACGACCATGGACAGCAATGGTTCCATGTTGGCGACGTCAAGGAGTTTGACGGCTACAAGATCAAGGCTATTGACATCAGTGTCAGCCCAAGCAACAAGGCACTCTTTGAGATCACAGCTCCAGATGGAAGAAGTGATCTCATAATCGTGAGCACAGACGATGGAGAGGTCGACATCAGCACCAAGTCAGACAAATTCAATCCAGGAGAAGTTATTCTCAAGCTTGATGACACCTTCGTCGGTATTGATGGCAACTTGATTGCCCAACTTGAGGTCAGAACAAACGTTGTTGACGTTCACACTGGTGACGAGCTTGTTTCAGGATGGACAGTTGACTTCCACATTGATGGTGGCAAGGTCAAGTGGATTACACTTACAAATGTCAATGACCTATCTGGAAGCACACTCGACATCCTCGGCAAATACAAGATGTACTATGAGGTTGAGAGCCATACCTTGGAGACTGATGATGCAACATACTATGCTGCAAAGGCTTACATTGTAGTTGAGCCATCAGAGCCAATCATTGATACTAAGGAGCTCAAAGTCGGAGACTATGTACCTGACACTACATGGGAAATCGCAGAGATCAAAGGTGGCACCTACACCGAAGTTACAGTCATGCACCCAACAGAGCCAATCACATACCTCGACACTGAAATTGACCCAGAGAACATTGACAGCAACCTCATCCTTGTTGGTGGACCAGTCGCAAACGCAATCACCAAGTACCTCGTTGACAACGGTTACAGCACAGTTGACTGGTACAACAGCGCTGGCGACATTGAGTACATTGAGGACTTCAACGGATTCGGTGTCCTCATCGTTGCAGGTAAGGACAGATACGCTACAAGAGAAGCTGCCAAGCAGCTTATGGAGTACTTGGCTAAGCTCTGAAGTTTCTTTCCTTCTTTTTAATTAACTTTTCTGGAGGTTTTTGGATTGAATAAGCGCCTTCTTGCTCTTGTGTTAATAATAGTTTTAATTGTAACCCCTTTGGTTGTTGCTTTTTATGGATATAGCAACTATACAAAGGCAATTGAACCACAAAAGAAGCCATTAGCCGTGAAGCCTGTTGCTGTACCTTTCGAGGGAAGAACATATCCAATTATGCTTGAAAGTTATCTCACTGGAGATCCACTAGTTGATATAAATATGACACTAAGGAGTCCCTATGAAAGAGCAACAATAATTTTGGGGGACCCAAGTTTTAAAGATTGCAAAGGTAGTGAGGCATGTGTCTGGAGGGTTAGGACAGTCTCAGAACTTGGAGCCACTATTGGAGCAGTGTTTGGAGTTAAGTACTATGTAGAAGATGTTGTAAAAAGCGGTAGCAATGAAACTGCTGCATATAAGGCCGCTAAAGAAACTACTGAAAGAATTGACAACCGATATTTAGCATTCATACCAAAAGTTGAGATAGGGCTTGGTCTCATAGGAAATAAAAAGCATCTTCTGGTTATATTAAAAGGTCCAAGAGAAGGTGCTGAAAAGAACAGAATTTACTGTCCAAAGCCAGGAGTTATAGTCCTCGAAGGAACAACTGAAGATACACTCTTTGTTGAAGTGTTACTCGTCAAAACGATAATCTCATCTCAAGTTAAATGATCACTATCTTCTCATACATTTTTCTCGTATCATTGTCAAGTAGTTTTAAAAATTCCTCTTTGCTTTTGAATGGTCTTTTTGCGAGGATTTTTGCAACTCGTTTCTTACCTATCCCTGGTAAATAGCTGAGAACTTTTGAGCTCTCTCTATTGACATTGATAGGAATTGGAACTCCAGTTATGCTCCTAAATCCATGATCAACAATTAAAACATTGTAGAATTTATTAAGTTCAATCTGTTTGGGTATACCAACTATCAGCGGATAGCTTCCAATTTGTCTCCCATAGGTTAGTCCATTGTCATGCACCTCAGCTCTGACCTCTCTTAGTATTGTCCCAACTGGAACAACTCGCTTAAGCATAGGCAAATCAATCTCGTGCCTAATTTTATACTTGTAGTGCTTTATCAAATGTTTGTGCTTTTCTGTCTTAACTTTGTCTCTCATGAACCACAGGGGCGTTCCAGGAAACACTACCACTTGGCGAATGTTAATTCTTCTGACCATTAATCCATCATCAACAAGCTTCTTAAGAAATTGGAATGTAATCTCATAGCTTTTCTTGGTCTCACCGGGTAATCCGAAGATAATATTTATTCCAGGCAAAAGCCAAGGCATGCCATTGTATCCCCTCTTAGCTCCAATTTCATTGAGAATTTTCACTGCTTCATAAGTTTCTTCAGCCGTTGTATTAAGGTTGTTCTTCTTAGCAACTTTTGGATCAGCGGTTTCCAGTCCAAATGCAACTACATTTCCGGGAGTTCCATATTTTATCAGGGTTTTTGCAATTCTAATGCTCTCCTCTGGATAGTTTGCTATTACAGCGGGATTTGCATTATCAACATGGAGTGTCTTTAGATTTGGAGCAACTTCTCTAATTCCCTTGAAGAGCTTTTCAATTGCATCTGGATTTGGAATTGGAACTCTTCCATTGGGCCTTGCCATATATGAAAAAATACAGCTCTGCCTTCCAACACGAAAATGTCTGACACCAATCTTGTAAAGGAGTTCAATCTCTTCAATAATATCCTTTATAGGTCTGTCTTCAACTTTTCTATATCTCACGGGTTCTGTACAAAAGCTGCATCCTCCGATCCCCATAGCTTTTGGGCAACCCCTCTGAGTTTCTATCTCAACTATTACGAATTCGGGATGATCTGGAAACTGCTTAACAACTTCAGCACCGAGCAAGGCATAGTCTCTAAGCTCATCATAATTTCTGAATCTAAAAGGGTCAGCATCTTTAGGGTTAGCTAAAAAATCGTATAGAAAAGCCTCTAGATCTCCATAGACTATATAATCAAAAAGCTGGTTTGCAAGCATTAGCTCTCGAGAATCTATTCTTATCCCCCCTTGATGAGCAGAACCCATGAAAGCAGGGCCACCTAGAATTTTTACGCCATTAAACTGTTTCAAAAATTTAGCCACCTCTTCCACTTGTGATGGAACTGCAGAGAGATATTTCCCCGGAGTGTGTAAACCACCAATGTAAATTATCAAATCTGCCTTTGAGAGTATTTTCCTAACCTTGAAGACATTGGGGGTTTTATTTTTTGTTTTTATTCCCTGTTCTCCCTCAAAAGTGAAGCGCAAATCATCAATGGTAAGATAAAAGATTTGAGCATTTTTTCTAGCTTTCTTAATTGCCCCATAAGCATAACGAGGATAAATTCCCAAATATGGAGGAACTCCCAAACCAGCCGGTTCATCAGTGTATCCATCAACTATTGCGACTATCATGTTCATGAGTTTAAGTGAAAGGTTTAAAAATTCACCGAATGTTAAATGCTACCTAATGTATTGATTGTAGGCTAGCTTAAAATTTGTTCTTTCATCAAGAATTCCTCAATATCTTTTATCTCTTCAACTGAAAGCTGGAAAACTCTCTTTTCGGCATGAGGAATCTTTTCAAAGATTTCTCTAATCTTTTTGAATTCTTCTTTGGTCAGTCCTAGCATGTGATATGAGTCTTTTAGAGCTTTTGATGCTTTTTTTCTTCGGTGCTGGAATAATGCTTTAACTAACCTCTCGTCGAGCTCAATCTGCTCTTCTTTGGGCTTTGGTTCTAAGATTATTACTGCAGAATCAACTTTTGGCTTTGGATAGAATGCGCCCTTACCAATTTTTTCAACAAGCTCAACATCTGCCTTTGCTTGAACCATAACTGATAAGCGTGAGTAGTTTTTGTCACCAGGTTTTGCAATCATTCTCTGAGCAAATTCAAGCTGATAAATGAGAACTGCCCTTTTAAAATCATATTTCAGAAATTTGAAAGTTATTGGAGACGATATCTGATACGGCAGATTTGAAACTATTTTATCAAATTGGGGAAATTCGACTTTAAGTGCATCTCCATGAATTATTTCAACATTTTCCCAAGAGTATTCTTTCTGAAGGATTTCAACAAGACGAGAGTCCTTCTCAACTGCATAGACTTTCTTTGCGTACTTGCTCAATTCATCTGTCAAAAACCCCAATCCAGGTCCAATTTCAAGAACACTCTCATTGGCCTTTATTTTAGCTCTCTCAATTTCTCTCTTGATAATGTCATCCACTATTAAAAAATTTTGTCCCAAATCGGAGTTTATTCTCAAGTTATATTTCGAAAGAAGATAAAAAAGGCGAGATTTAAGCATCTCTACTCCCTGAAGAGTCTGTTGTGTCCAACAAAGAGTCTGTATCTGTCTTTTCCTTGTAGTTCATCGAGAATTCTCTTTGTTATCATTTTAACTGGGTCTGGGAGCCCTTTAACTCTGTGCTTCAAGTCTTCAAAGCTTTCAAATGGCTGTCTTTGTCTCTCTTCAATAATCTCCCACATATGCTTTTTCCCAATTCCCGGTAAAAGCTCTAAACTGTGCAGCCTGTTTGTTATAGGGGGTGCCATGTTAAAGAACTTTACAAATCTTTCTTCATTGTTCTTCACGATCTCTTCTATAACATAAGGTAATTCAGCTTTTGCAGTTGGGGTTAAGTCTTCATATCTGAGCTTCCTATTTATCATAAGGATTTTATCTCTTTGTCCCTTTCCTATGAAAACCCTCTCATATAACATTAAATCTGTCTTGGGGATAACCTCCAGAAGAGTAAATGCCTTTTCTCCTATAACTTGAGCAATTGGTTTATTGTCCCTCTTCATCCTAAAGTGCTCCATATCAATGTAACCAGTGGGTAAATAATCTAACACGTAAGCATACTCTTCATATTCTGTGTTTTTCTTCTTTTTTATGCTTTGCATATATGAGTGTTTTCTATAATAATCCATTTTCTCTCCCCCAGAAGATATACATCTAAGAGGTTTTTATATTTTTGTCTGCTTTCTTATAGAAAAGTATGAAGCAGAAAAAGAATAGAAGAAATCACTCTCTGTATTCATCGAGTATTCTGATTATCTCTTCGGCTTCTTCATTGGTTGGCATGTAATCTTCTTTGGCAAATATTACTCTGATATCTAAGTAGTCTTCTGGCATAATGTCAATAATTTTTGTTGCTAATCTTTCATCCATCCACTCAAATGCAGAAATTAGCTTATCTTTAAGCTCCTTTGCTTGTTGTGGTGTAACCTTTGCAAATCTTTCTGCATGCTCAAGGCTTATTCTTGCTTCATAAAACATTGGCTCTTCTGGATTTTCATCTAACCCTTCCTCTCTTCTTTTCAGCAGTATTTCTTTTGTTTCTGCAATTGTTAAATAGTGCTCTTCAAGCTTTTTCCTTCCTATCATTTTAGGTCACTTCTGAGGTCTTAAGTGAACTGGGTGGATAAAGAACGTCTTAACCTTTCCACCATCAGTTATCTGGACGATGTAGGCATCGCCTCTCTTGCCTACAACGGTTCCAGTTCTACCGTGGAATCTTGGGTCTGGCATGCCTTTGTGATAGCTTGGCTCAATTACAATGTGAACTCTCTGTCCAACCTCAAACTCTTGGAGGAATCTCGTGAGTGGTGGAAGTCCTCTCCTCCTTGGGTGCTTGCTAAGCTTACCCCTTGTTTTCCTCCTAAAGCTGTGCGCTTTTTGAACCATATCAATCACCTCTTAGGGTTTTAATTAAATTTCAAGGCTTTAGGAATTTACAATTTTAAGTTTGCTTTTCAGCGAAAGGGTCTTTCCCCAAGTGTCATAAGCTCATTTACATAAGCGTTTATAAAGTTTTCACCTTATCATCTAGGATATTCAACACATCTAACTTTTCACACCATGCTTTCTTTCCTAGGATTTCTGAGACTGATGGAGTTGTTCTTCCATTATCTCCAGATATAAGTTCCTTAATGTATAATCCCCCATCTGTGATTAGTCTAAGCTTGAAATGCTTATTATCAATAATTTCCGCCTTAACATCATAAACTTTTCTAACCCTCACAATGTCCGCTCTTCTTCTCAGAACTCTCTTTGGAGTCCTTTGGTAAATTGTGCAATTTTGGAGCTTTTCTACAACTTTCTTTACATCCTCAGCTGTTATACCCTCTTCAATATAAACAAGAGCTTCGTACTCTTTTTTGTGATTACTTGTGAGTATTTTTTTCATTTCCTCTCTGTTAATGAATTTTAAATCTAGAACCCCCACCTTTTTGCTCTGATTAATCTCTTGGGCAATCTTTTCCAAGTTAATTTTCCTCTTTATGGGTTTCTTTATTTCTACAACAAAGGGTCTCCCATTGCCAAGCATTCTAACGTCAACATCCTCTCTTCCGGCTCCATGGAAGATGCACTTACCCTTTGTTGCTTTTGAAAATGGCTTGCAAATTATTGAAGCAACACTCTCTTTGAAACCCTTTAGTGGTGTCTGGGGAATACCTCTTACAAGCTTTCTATACTTGCCATAAATGTATAATGGCTTTATCTGGAGTTCAATCCTCTCATTATAGGGATCAATAATGAAAATAATATCTGGATTTTCTTTATCAACGGGCTTTTGGAAGAGAACTTCAAGAAACTTTCCCACTTCTCTGTTAAATTCCCTGTTAATTGGTTCAGAAAATTCTAACTCAAACTCTTCCCATAGCTGCTTTTCTTTATCCATGATCTCTTTTGGAAATCTTGAGCCGACAAGAAAGCTCTCAAACTCAATTCCCAGCCTTTGGGCTTTATCATAACACAATCTCGCGAAGTATTCAGTTTTTTTGAAGATATTTCCACAGAGCTCACACTTCTCAGGCTCTTCAAAAGTTGACATTCCTCTTGCTTCTCGCTCCATATTGAGGACTAATCTAATTGATTTTCCCCTAATATAGTTGGTACTTTTGCCTAACATGCCAAAGGCTCTTCCAAGACAGTTGTTGCATAGGCTGCACTTTTCCAAGATTTTTTCTGACTTTTCAAGTATCACTCTCATCACCTGTCAAATATTCAATGTGAAAGGGATTTTCAGCTTTTAATATGTCATCTGTCCAACCTTAAGCTTTATATCCTAATGTTGTCAATTAGCTTTGATGCCAATGATGACTCGAAGGCAGAGGATAATAAAGCTTTTGGAGGAAAGAGATTACAGTGTTAGTGAATTAGCCATGATGCTTGATATGAGAGGAAAGGGTAGTAAAAAAGCAGTTCTTGAGGATTTAAAAGCAATCTCTAAGATATTAAAGCGCGAAGGGAAGATTCTACTCATTCAGCCTGCTGTTTGCAGGAAATGTGGATTCATATTTAGGGCTGAAATAAACATTCCTTCAAAATGTCCTCGTTGTAAGTCCCAGTGGATTGAGGAGCCGAGATTCAAGATAGGGGTGAAATGAGATGAGAAAAGTTGAGGTTTTTATGAAAGAGAAGGGAGTAAATCCAGGAGATTACGTCGAAGTTGTTGAAAAAGAAAATGGAGGTCACAGTATCTACAGAGGTTTAGTAATGCCCCCTTATGAGCTTTCAGAGGGAGAAACACTTACATTAAAGCTCGACAATGGTTACAACATTGGAATTCTTGTTGATCAGATAGTTGAAATTAAAGTTCTTGAAAAAGCTAAGCCAAGAGAAGTGAGAAAATTCAAGGCTCTTTTGCCTAAGAAGCCGAACTTGCCCAACGTTACAATCTTTGGAACCGGTGGAACAATTGCATCAAAGATTGATTATAAAACTGGTGCTGTTCATCCGGCATTTACAGCTGAGGAATTAGCTTTAGCTGTTCCGGAGATATTTGAAATAGCTAATATAACTCCAAATCTCATTATGAACATTCTCAGTGAAGATATGAAGCCAGAATACTGGGTTAAGATTGCTCATGAGGTTGCCAAGGCTTTAAATGAAGGAGAGGATGGAGTTATCATTGGACACGGAACAGATACAATGGGATACACCGCAGCGG is from Thermococcus paralvinellae and encodes:
- a CDS encoding radical SAM protein; the protein is MIVAIVDGYTDEPAGLGVPPYLGIYPRYAYGAIKKARKNAQIFYLTIDDLRFTFEGEQGIKTKNKTPNVFKVRKILSKADLIIYIGGLHTPGKYLSAVPSQVEEVAKFLKQFNGVKILGGPAFMGSAHQGGIRIDSRELMLANQLFDYIVYGDLEAFLYDFLANPKDADPFRFRNYDELRDYALLGAEVVKQFPDHPEFVIVEIETQRGCPKAMGIGGCSFCTEPVRYRKVEDRPIKDIIEEIELLYKIGVRHFRVGRQSCIFSYMARPNGRVPIPNPDAIEKLFKGIREVAPNLKTLHVDNANPAVIANYPEESIRIAKTLIKYGTPGNVVAFGLETADPKVAKKNNLNTTAEETYEAVKILNEIGAKRGYNGMPWLLPGINIIFGLPGETKKSYEITFQFLKKLVDDGLMVRRINIRQVVVFPGTPLWFMRDKVKTEKHKHLIKHYKYKIRHEIDLPMLKRVVPVGTILREVRAEVHDNGLTYGRQIGSYPLIVGIPKQIELNKFYNVLIVDHGFRSITGVPIPINVNRESSKVLSYLPGIGKKRVAKILAKRPFKSKEEFLKLLDNDTRKMYEKIVII
- the amrS gene encoding AmmeMemoRadiSam system radical SAM enzyme, with amino-acid sequence MREAMYWESLENNRVRCHLCPLNCIIDEGKRGSCKVRKNIDGILYTLNYGKVSSMALDPIEKKPLFHFYPGSCAFSIGTVGCNMHCKHCQNWEISQADERFPYLQDATPEAIVSLAKHYECESIAYTYNEPTIWYEFVLDTAKLAKKAGLNNILVTNGYINEEPFRELAPYIDAMNIDIKAFDDKFYMKIASVPGGEPSRRIAKIAKKEFGIHVELTYLIIPTLNDKEDEIRTFARWVVEEIGDDTPVHFSRFFPQYRLTNLPPTPVETVEMAYRVAKEEGLKFVYIGNIPGHPGEHTYCPKCGKPLIVRWGFTIEEYHIKDGKCKYCGEQIPIVGDYRKRHYKGMWW
- a CDS encoding DUF655 domain-containing protein, producing MDYYRKHSYMQSIKKKKNTEYEEYAYVLDYLPTGYIDMEHFRMKRDNKPIAQVIGEKAFTLLEVIPKTDLMLYERVFIGKGQRDKILMINRKLRYEDLTPTAKAELPYVIEEIVKNNEERFVKFFNMAPPITNRLHSLELLPGIGKKHMWEIIEERQRQPFESFEDLKHRVKGLPDPVKMITKRILDELQGKDRYRLFVGHNRLFRE
- a CDS encoding 50S ribosomal protein L21e, whose product is MVQKAHSFRRKTRGKLSKHPRRRGLPPLTRFLQEFEVGQRVHIVIEPSYHKGMPDPRFHGRTGTVVGKRGDAYIVQITDGGKVKTFFIHPVHLRPQK
- a CDS encoding S-layer protein gives rise to the protein MKVRKIAALAVGAAMVGATMGFASAQANLPGKDFFVKDGAPNVKIVVGSQAAAMDVASAADIAVALGSLLYTEKEVEASGVSVVVKKDLTPDYTYYIPVFSNYYEDTGVDPSATDWEQLTDNWWNGSAYNGSYTDWKSWTPKFVDEVENMDAINGDYQIDWDFTINNIELSDAEQDTVTYVPKSASLVIPAGDFTVLLNYTIANWTYSETIPDDIWGNLSPSTTTDEVHDDDNPGGYTFSGYIYDGVGAGDTFTVFGNEYYILEVLADGIKYGHDHGQQWFHVGDVKEFDGYKIKAIDISVSPSNKALFEITAPDGRSDLIIVSTDDGEVDISTKSDKFNPGEVILKLDDTFVGIDGNLIAQLEVRTNVVDVHTGDELVSGWTVDFHIDGGKVKWITLTNVNDLSGSTLDILGKYKMYYEVESHTLETDDATYYAAKAYIVVEPSEPIIDTKELKVGDYVPDTTWEIAEIKGGTYTEVTVMHPTEPITYLDTEIDPENIDSNLILVGGPVANAITKYLVDNGYSTVDWYNSAGDIEYIEDFNGFGVLIVAGKDRYATREAAKQLMEYLAKL
- a CDS encoding RNA polymerase Rpb4 family protein — protein: MIGRKKLEEHYLTIAETKEILLKRREEGLDENPEEPMFYEARISLEHAERFAKVTPQQAKELKDKLISAFEWMDERLATKIIDIMPEDYLDIRVIFAKEDYMPTNEEAEEIIRILDEYRE
- a CDS encoding transcriptional regulator encodes the protein MMTRRQRIIKLLEERDYSVSELAMMLDMRGKGSKKAVLEDLKAISKILKREGKILLIQPAVCRKCGFIFRAEINIPSKCPRCKSQWIEEPRFKIGVK
- a CDS encoding thiamine-phosphate kinase; amino-acid sequence: MEQKIIEMFMKHLKFQGDLPLGDDAGAIKIGEEWLVATNDMLVRATDVPEIMTPEQIGFKAVTMNVSDLAAMGAKPLGFLFSLGVPQNFDMEYSEGIAKGIARASTFYNIPILSADTNEACDLIIDGIALGKTERLLLRSNAKPGDLVCVTGDIGRALAGLKVYFENLEIEVRIQKVLYEKLLEPKARIREGQVLSKYANAGIDISDGMSKELHLIAEMSDVRIVIESEKLPIRREVFEVAEILGLDPIEIALASGEEFELIFTIPEEHLSKIDFDFTVIGKVEKGEGVYLKREDKLEKMPILGWEHLTKS
- a CDS encoding tRNA pseudouridine(54/55) synthase Pus10, which translates into the protein MILEKSEKILEKCSLCNNCLGRAFGMLGKSTNYIRGKSIRLVLNMEREARGMSTFEEPEKCELCGNIFKKTEYFARLCYDKAQRLGIEFESFLVGSRFPKEIMDKEKQLWEEFELEFSEPINREFNREVGKFLEVLFQKPVDKENPDIIFIIDPYNERIELQIKPLYIYGKYRKLVRGIPQTPLKGFKESVASIICKPFSKATKGKCIFHGAGREDVDVRMLGNGRPFVVEIKKPIKRKINLEKIAQEINQSKKVGVLDLKFINREEMKKILTSNHKKEYEALVYIEEGITAEDVKKVVEKLQNCTIYQRTPKRVLRRRADIVRVRKVYDVKAEIIDNKHFKLRLITDGGLYIKELISGDNGRTTPSVSEILGKKAWCEKLDVLNILDDKVKTL
- the rsmA gene encoding 16S rRNA (adenine(1518)-N(6)/adenine(1519)-N(6))-dimethyltransferase RsmA translates to MLKSRLFYLLSKYNLRINSDLGQNFLIVDDIIKREIERAKIKANESVLEIGPGLGFLTDELSKYAKKVYAVEKDSRLVEILQKEYSWENVEIIHGDALKVEFPQFDKIVSNLPYQISSPITFKFLKYDFKRAVLIYQLEFAQRMIAKPGDKNYSRLSVMVQAKADVELVEKIGKGAFYPKPKVDSAVIILEPKPKEEQIELDERLVKALFQHRRKKASKALKDSYHMLGLTKEEFKKIREIFEKIPHAEKRVFQLSVEEIKDIEEFLMKEQILS